A genomic region of Notamacropus eugenii isolate mMacEug1 chromosome 3, mMacEug1.pri_v2, whole genome shotgun sequence contains the following coding sequences:
- the SNX10 gene encoding sorting nexin-10 isoform X1 — translation MLSEEKKTEFVSVWVRDPRIQKEDFWHSYIDYEICIHTNSMCFTMKTSCVRRRFREFVWLRQRLQSNALLIQLPELPSKNLFFNINNRQHVDQRRQGLEEFLRKILQNALLLSDSRLHLFLQSHLSSEDIEACVSGQTRYSVTEAIHKFASSNRRFPKEDDEGEKKDNSIEYGSESSSSELDHSCKDSSPHGCKTTPALQES, via the exons GAGTTTGTGAGTGTCTGGGTTCGGGATCCTCGAATTCAGAAAGAAGACTTCTGGCACTCCTACATTGACTATGAGATCTGCATCCAT ACCAATAGCATGTGTTTTACGATGAAAACATCGTGTGTCAGGAGGCGGTTTCGAGAATTTGTGTGGCTCCGACAGCGACTGCAGAGTAATGCGCTGCTGAT ACAGCTTCCAGAACTTCCTTCTAAAAACCTGTTTTTCAACATCAATAATCGGCAGCACGTTGACCAGCGTCGCCAAGGTCTGGAGGAGTTTCTGAGAAA GATCCTACAAAATGCCCTTTTGCTCTCAGACAGCAGACTTCACCTCTTCTTACAGAGTCACTTAAGTTCTGAAGATATCGAGGCCTGTGTTTCTGGACAGACAAGATATTCTGTTACTGAAGCAATTCATAAGTTTGCTTCATCAAACAGACGTTTCCCTAAAGAAGatgatgaaggggaaaaaaaagacaattctataGAGTATGGCTCAGAAAG ttcaTCCTCCGAGCTTGATCACAGTTGTAAAGACAGCAGTCCACATGGATGTAAAACAACCCCAGCTCTTCAAGAatcctga